From Geomonas agri, one genomic window encodes:
- the infA gene encoding translation initiation factor IF-1, whose protein sequence is MSKEEAIEVEGTVIEPLPNAMFKVKLENDHMVLAHISGKMRKFFIKILPGDKVTVELSPYDLSRGRITYRAK, encoded by the coding sequence ATGAGCAAGGAAGAAGCAATTGAAGTAGAAGGGACGGTCATCGAGCCGCTTCCCAACGCGATGTTCAAGGTGAAGCTGGAAAACGACCACATGGTGCTGGCGCACATCTCCGGCAAGATGAGGAAGTTTTTCATCAAGATCCTGCCTGGCGACAAGGTCACCGTGGAGCTCTCTCCCTACGACCTCAGCCGCGGCCGCATCACCTATCGCGCCAAATAA
- the efp gene encoding elongation factor P produces MYTAADLRKGLKITIDNEPYIITHFDFAKPGKGQALYRTKMKNMITGSTLDRTYRSGETFEPASLEDRVMQYLYKEDDHYCFMDNTTFEQIHISEDAMGDAKNYLIDNLQVDVLLFREKAIGVDVPNFVNLRVVQTDPWVKGDTSGSDSKPATVETGYVLRVPPFIEEGELITIDTRTGEYSTRVKG; encoded by the coding sequence ATGTACACTGCAGCCGATTTGAGAAAAGGCCTGAAGATCACCATCGACAACGAGCCTTACATCATCACCCACTTCGACTTCGCCAAGCCGGGCAAAGGGCAGGCTCTTTACCGCACCAAGATGAAGAACATGATCACCGGCTCCACCCTGGACCGCACCTACCGCTCCGGCGAGACCTTCGAGCCCGCCAGCCTGGAAGACCGCGTGATGCAGTACCTCTACAAGGAAGACGATCACTACTGCTTCATGGACAACACCACCTTCGAACAGATCCACATCAGCGAAGACGCCATGGGTGACGCCAAGAACTACCTGATCGACAACCTCCAGGTGGACGTGCTCCTGTTCAGGGAGAAGGCAATCGGCGTGGACGTGCCGAACTTCGTCAACCTGCGCGTTGTTCAGACCGACCCCTGGGTCAAGGGCGACACCTCCGGCAGCGATTCCAAGCCTGCAACCGTCGAAACCGGCTACGTCCTGCGCGTGCCGCCGTTCATCGAAGAAGGCGAGCTCATCACCATTGACACCCGTACCGGCGAGTACTCCACCAGGGTCAAGGGGTAG
- a CDS encoding Na/Pi cotransporter family protein: protein MFPTSWSYIVEALGGLALFILGMRTMSEGLQKVTGERLRRLLERTTGNRLAAPLIGSCLASILQSGSAASVLVVGFVNAGLLSLYQALGVLLGTGIGTTLAIQFIAFRVTTLALPAITIGVFLNFFSRRRKLAEAGGMLLGIGLVFFGLSILEGACLPLSESAIIAGLHQGLPSLRLVAVLLGALLTFLVQSGSATLGIAIALASAGVLSYDAAIAMVIGEVAGAALIPLIASIGGSQTAKRAVVIYLGISLVAISLALIFFPLFLKAVALVSPGDLSLLHRGAPPEAVVQALRPHIARHLANAHTVFTVASLFIFLPTIGFFARSAEALLPTRRSESEPRPRFIDVRVIKTPTIALVQAWNELARMGEIAAAMYTELVSQFDGFNPKVAAAVRDKEVVLDVLHRDMSQFLVALSRETLSLERAVEIPTMLELVNEIEQVGDQAEAILNYLMRKKEERLRFSASAMEELKRVATKVGEVVTLCEAAVKGDEVPDLTALKLEIASLESELQASHLRRLKSGKCNIVAGLLFSDIIVSFSKISQLCFSIIAQRKGLNP, encoded by the coding sequence ATGTTCCCCACCTCTTGGTCCTATATCGTCGAGGCTCTCGGCGGCCTGGCGCTGTTCATACTCGGCATGCGCACCATGTCGGAGGGACTGCAAAAGGTAACCGGTGAGCGTCTGCGCCGCTTGCTGGAGCGGACCACCGGAAACCGCCTCGCCGCCCCCCTGATCGGCAGCTGCCTCGCCTCCATCCTGCAATCTGGTTCCGCGGCCTCCGTGCTCGTGGTCGGTTTCGTGAACGCCGGGCTCCTGTCCTTGTACCAGGCACTGGGCGTGCTGCTTGGTACCGGCATCGGCACCACCCTCGCCATACAGTTCATCGCCTTCCGCGTCACCACGCTGGCACTCCCCGCCATTACCATCGGCGTCTTCCTCAACTTCTTCTCCCGCAGGCGCAAGCTCGCCGAAGCGGGGGGGATGCTTTTAGGGATCGGCCTAGTGTTCTTCGGCCTCTCCATCCTGGAAGGGGCCTGTCTGCCGCTCAGCGAAAGCGCCATCATCGCAGGGTTGCACCAGGGACTCCCCTCGCTGCGTCTTGTCGCGGTGCTGCTCGGCGCACTGTTAACCTTCCTGGTGCAGTCGGGGAGCGCCACGCTGGGTATTGCCATCGCACTTGCGTCGGCGGGGGTCCTCTCGTACGATGCCGCCATTGCCATGGTGATCGGCGAGGTGGCCGGGGCGGCCCTGATCCCGCTCATAGCCTCCATCGGCGGCAGCCAGACCGCCAAGCGCGCCGTGGTCATCTACCTCGGCATCAGCCTGGTGGCCATCTCGCTGGCGCTCATCTTCTTCCCGTTGTTCCTGAAGGCCGTGGCATTGGTGTCTCCGGGGGACCTCTCCCTGCTGCATCGCGGCGCCCCACCGGAAGCGGTGGTGCAGGCCCTGCGCCCCCACATCGCGCGGCACCTGGCCAATGCCCATACCGTTTTCACGGTGGCGTCGCTGTTCATCTTCCTTCCCACTATCGGCTTTTTCGCCCGTTCCGCCGAAGCCCTGCTCCCCACCAGGCGCTCCGAGAGCGAGCCACGTCCCCGCTTCATCGACGTCCGCGTCATCAAGACCCCGACCATCGCACTGGTGCAGGCCTGGAACGAACTGGCCAGGATGGGGGAGATCGCGGCGGCCATGTACACGGAACTGGTGTCGCAGTTTGACGGCTTCAACCCCAAGGTCGCCGCCGCCGTGCGTGACAAGGAGGTGGTACTCGACGTGTTGCACCGCGACATGTCCCAGTTCCTGGTGGCACTTTCCCGTGAGACGCTCTCCCTGGAGCGGGCTGTCGAAATACCGACCATGCTGGAACTGGTGAACGAAATCGAGCAGGTCGGCGACCAGGCCGAGGCGATCCTTAACTACCTGATGCGCAAGAAAGAAGAGCGGCTCAGGTTCTCGGCCAGCGCCATGGAAGAGTTGAAACGGGTCGCGACCAAGGTGGGTGAGGTGGTAACCCTGTGCGAAGCTGCCGTGAAGGGGGACGAGGTCCCGGACCTGACCGCTCTCAAGCTCGAGATCGCCTCGCTGGAGAGCGAACTGCAGGCAAGCCACCTGCGCCGGCTCAAAAGCGGTAAATGCAACATCGTTGCGGGGCTCTTGTTCAGCGACATCATCGTCAGTTTTTCCAAGATCTCGCAACTCTGCTTCTCCATCATCGCCCAAAGGAAAGGACTTAATCCATGA
- a CDS encoding HU family DNA-binding protein, with product MNKSELIESLAAKKTLSFKKAEEVVNAVFASMTEALLSGDRIEIRGFGSFVVKEYDAYTGRNPKTGESISVKAKKLPFFKVGKELKEKVSG from the coding sequence ATGAACAAATCGGAACTCATTGAATCTCTCGCAGCTAAAAAGACGCTCTCCTTCAAGAAGGCAGAGGAAGTTGTCAACGCCGTCTTCGCCTCGATGACCGAGGCCCTTCTTTCCGGTGACCGGATCGAGATCAGGGGCTTTGGCAGCTTCGTCGTGAAGGAGTACGACGCCTATACCGGCAGGAATCCCAAGACGGGCGAATCCATCTCCGTCAAGGCCAAGAAATTACCCTTCTTCAAGGTCGGTAAAGAGCTCAAGGAGAAGGTCTCCGGCTAG
- the rlmD gene encoding 23S rRNA (uracil(1939)-C(5))-methyltransferase RlmD: MADPVVAIESLCYGGAGFGRMDGKACFVPFTAPGDRARIKVVKDKRSFIEGELLELVESSPLRVPPTCPVFGQCGGCDWQFLPYPEQVQQKGAIFADTLARIGKVPRDKVLPVLASPADFGYRSRVQVKVTERAGRVQLGFFRTGSHDVVDFGAGCPLAHSQLNRMAAEFRELLPTLPQLEWIHQIDLSIGDNGEGIAIVHSRGGGSALVERLARDRSQLPSVGGAFVSAGRKGELERAFGIEALTYRVPAGITPGSKELRLRFGRGGFSQVNYRQNLALISTACAWAGLTGQERVLDLYCGNGNISLPLAQSAARVLGIEGYGPSIVDATANAEANGIENVDFQVGDAAQAVRRLVKRKECFDLVVLDPPRGGAEAAAELTGLAPQKIIYVSCDPATLARDLASLCNNGYQVTRSQPVDMFPQTYHLESVTELVRL; the protein is encoded by the coding sequence ATGGCTGATCCGGTCGTCGCTATCGAGAGTCTTTGTTACGGCGGTGCCGGTTTTGGCAGGATGGACGGCAAGGCGTGTTTCGTCCCGTTCACCGCTCCCGGTGACCGTGCCCGGATCAAGGTGGTGAAGGACAAGCGCTCCTTTATCGAAGGGGAACTGCTAGAACTGGTCGAGTCATCCCCGCTGCGCGTCCCCCCTACCTGCCCGGTCTTTGGCCAGTGCGGTGGCTGCGACTGGCAGTTCCTGCCCTATCCGGAGCAGGTGCAGCAAAAGGGCGCCATTTTCGCGGACACCCTGGCGCGCATCGGCAAGGTGCCCAGGGACAAGGTGCTGCCGGTCCTGGCGTCACCCGCCGACTTTGGCTATCGCTCGCGGGTGCAGGTGAAGGTCACGGAGCGTGCAGGCCGGGTGCAACTTGGCTTTTTCCGCACCGGTTCCCATGACGTCGTCGACTTCGGCGCCGGCTGTCCGCTGGCCCACTCCCAGTTGAACCGCATGGCGGCGGAATTCCGCGAACTGCTGCCGACGTTGCCTCAGCTCGAATGGATACACCAGATCGACCTCTCCATCGGCGACAACGGTGAGGGGATCGCCATCGTGCACAGTAGGGGAGGGGGCAGCGCCCTGGTCGAGCGCCTGGCCCGGGACCGGTCTCAACTCCCCTCTGTTGGCGGTGCCTTCGTGTCGGCCGGGCGCAAGGGGGAACTGGAGCGGGCCTTCGGCATCGAAGCGCTGACCTACCGGGTCCCCGCCGGGATCACTCCCGGGTCCAAGGAACTGCGGCTTCGTTTCGGGCGGGGCGGTTTTTCACAGGTCAACTACCGGCAGAACCTGGCACTTATAAGTACTGCATGCGCGTGGGCCGGGCTGACCGGACAGGAGCGGGTGCTCGACCTTTACTGCGGCAACGGCAATATTTCGCTGCCGCTGGCGCAGAGCGCGGCCCGGGTGCTCGGCATCGAGGGGTACGGGCCGTCCATCGTCGACGCGACCGCCAACGCAGAGGCGAACGGCATCGAAAACGTTGATTTCCAGGTTGGCGACGCGGCCCAGGCCGTCAGGCGGCTGGTAAAGCGCAAGGAGTGCTTCGACCTGGTGGTGCTCGATCCACCGCGGGGAGGCGCCGAAGCGGCTGCCGAACTGACCGGCCTGGCGCCGCAAAAGATCATCTATGTATCGTGCGATCCGGCCACGCTGGCCCGCGATCTCGCTTCACTTTGCAACAATGGGTACCAGGTGACCCGCTCTCAACCGGTGGACATGTTCCCCCAGACCTACCACCTCGAGAGCGTCACCGAACTGGTACGCCTATAA
- the bioB gene encoding biotin synthase BioB, which yields MEKIIAEIAERIIAGGSVTQEEAVRLSDAQGSELYDLFRAASRVKEHFVGNEVHLCSIINAKSGRCAENCAFCAQSANHSTDAPVYPLVQEEQMVECAKTAETNGSACFGIITSGTTVKGQELEQILAALRRIRKETTILPSCSLGIIDEETALKLKEAGMDTYHHNLETAESFFPNICTTHEYREDVETVRAVKKAGVKVCSGGIFGMGESAAQRVEMAFTLKELDVDSVPMNFLNPIEGTRLEGARNITAQECLKTIAIYRLILPQKRITICGGREKNLRDLQSWIFFAGANGTMIGNYLTTAGRNVDTDLTMFSDLGLTTVMCAH from the coding sequence ATGGAAAAAATCATCGCTGAAATAGCAGAAAGAATCATCGCGGGCGGCTCCGTTACCCAGGAGGAGGCGGTACGCCTCTCGGACGCGCAGGGCTCCGAGCTCTACGACCTGTTCCGCGCCGCTAGCCGCGTCAAGGAACACTTCGTAGGCAACGAGGTGCACCTCTGCTCTATCATCAACGCCAAGTCCGGCCGCTGCGCCGAGAACTGCGCCTTCTGCGCTCAATCCGCAAATCACAGCACCGACGCGCCGGTGTACCCCCTGGTCCAGGAAGAGCAGATGGTCGAATGCGCCAAGACGGCCGAGACCAACGGCTCCGCCTGCTTCGGCATCATCACCAGCGGCACCACGGTCAAAGGCCAGGAACTGGAGCAGATCCTCGCCGCCCTGCGCCGTATCCGCAAGGAAACCACCATCCTCCCGTCCTGCTCGCTCGGCATCATCGACGAGGAGACCGCGTTGAAACTTAAGGAAGCGGGGATGGATACCTACCACCATAACCTTGAGACCGCAGAGAGCTTCTTCCCCAACATCTGCACCACCCACGAGTACCGGGAAGACGTGGAAACCGTCCGCGCGGTGAAGAAGGCAGGCGTCAAGGTCTGCTCCGGCGGCATCTTCGGCATGGGCGAGAGTGCGGCACAGCGTGTGGAGATGGCCTTCACGCTCAAGGAACTCGACGTCGACTCGGTGCCGATGAACTTCCTGAACCCGATCGAGGGGACCAGGCTCGAGGGTGCCCGCAACATCACCGCACAGGAGTGCCTGAAAACCATCGCTATCTATCGCCTCATCCTGCCCCAGAAACGGATCACCATCTGCGGCGGCCGCGAAAAGAACCTGCGCGACCTGCAATCATGGATCTTCTTCGCCGGCGCCAACGGCACCATGATCGGCAACTACCTCACCACCGCCGGGCGCAACGTCGACACCGACCTGACCATGTTCAGCGACCTCGGCCTCACCACGGTGATGTGCGCGCACTAG
- the bioD gene encoding dethiobiotin synthase codes for MPAKSIFITGTDTGVGKTIASATIAMLLRRMGHSVAVMKPVTSGCIERDGALVSEDAELLAFAAGIPVTQDVAPYLLRAPLAPSVSASQDGVRISFDVIKEAYQRLAAQYDFVIVEGAGGLMVPLAGGLLVADLALHLGLPIAVVARPNLGTINHTLLTTFTARTLGLKVKGVIVNRYPDTPDQAESYAPHMIDSLSGSQLLGLFPDLQAENERELVTSLADRLLQMPATGIMLREMFE; via the coding sequence ATGCCTGCCAAAAGCATCTTCATCACCGGTACCGACACCGGTGTGGGAAAAACGATTGCGTCTGCAACCATCGCCATGCTGCTGCGCCGGATGGGCCACAGCGTCGCCGTAATGAAGCCGGTAACCAGCGGCTGCATCGAACGCGACGGGGCCCTGGTCTCGGAAGACGCCGAACTGCTCGCCTTCGCCGCCGGCATCCCGGTGACGCAGGACGTCGCTCCCTACCTGCTCCGGGCGCCCCTGGCGCCTTCGGTTTCGGCCAGCCAGGACGGCGTGCGCATCAGCTTCGACGTCATCAAGGAGGCCTACCAGAGGCTTGCCGCGCAGTACGATTTCGTCATCGTTGAAGGGGCCGGCGGGTTGATGGTCCCCCTCGCGGGGGGGCTGCTGGTGGCCGACCTCGCCCTGCACCTGGGGCTTCCTATCGCCGTCGTTGCCCGTCCCAACCTGGGCACCATCAACCACACCCTGCTCACCACTTTCACGGCGCGTACGCTGGGGCTTAAGGTGAAAGGGGTCATCGTGAACCGCTACCCGGATACCCCGGACCAGGCTGAGTCCTACGCGCCGCACATGATCGATTCCCTGTCCGGCTCGCAACTCCTCGGGCTCTTCCCTGATCTCCAGGCCGAGAACGAGCGCGAATTGGTCACGAGCCTCGCCGACCGGCTGCTGCAGATGCCGGCCACCGGAATCATGCTCAGGGAGATGTTTGAATAA
- the bioA gene encoding adenosylmethionine--8-amino-7-oxononanoate transaminase — MVELDTETLRRYDSEYLWHPFTQMSEWENAENLIITKGEGSYIIDSDGNRYLDGVAAIWTNVHGHCRKEINEAVKEQVDRLEHSTLLGLSNDRAALLAKRLIDIAPPGLAKVFYSDNGSTAVEIAVKMAFQYQQQTGNTQKQKFIRFDNAYHGDTVGSMSVGGIAIYHEVYAPLLFPTIKAPSPYCYRCALSPEGDCHSCGLLCLQELERLMQEHAHELAGLVIEPSVQGAGGMIVQPPGFVKGVRELCDRYDVLMIADEVAVGFGRTGAMFACGKEGVTPDIMAISKGISAGYLPLAATLTTRKVYDAFWGAYSELKTFFHGHTFTGNPIACAAALASLDLFEQDRLLEQLPDKIDYLQDRLQRLMELPHVGDVRQEGMIAGIELVRDRHSREPYHWEERVGVRVCLEARKHGLFIRPLGNVIVVFPPLSISLDELAILMDGIETSIRSVTE; from the coding sequence ATGGTCGAACTGGATACCGAGACGCTGAGACGCTACGACAGCGAATACCTCTGGCACCCCTTCACCCAGATGAGCGAATGGGAAAACGCCGAGAACCTGATCATCACCAAGGGGGAAGGCTCCTACATCATCGACTCGGACGGGAACCGCTACCTGGACGGGGTGGCCGCCATATGGACCAACGTGCACGGCCACTGCCGCAAGGAAATCAACGAAGCGGTCAAGGAACAGGTAGACCGACTGGAACATTCCACCCTGCTCGGTCTTTCCAACGACCGCGCCGCGTTGCTGGCCAAGCGCCTGATCGACATCGCCCCTCCGGGACTTGCCAAGGTCTTCTACTCCGACAACGGCTCGACCGCCGTCGAGATCGCGGTCAAGATGGCCTTCCAGTACCAGCAGCAAACCGGCAACACGCAGAAGCAGAAGTTCATCCGCTTCGACAACGCCTACCACGGCGACACGGTCGGCTCCATGAGCGTGGGCGGCATCGCCATCTACCACGAGGTGTACGCCCCGCTGCTCTTCCCGACCATCAAGGCCCCCTCCCCTTACTGTTACCGCTGCGCCCTCTCCCCGGAGGGGGACTGCCACAGCTGCGGACTGTTGTGCCTCCAGGAACTGGAGCGGCTCATGCAGGAGCACGCGCACGAACTCGCGGGCCTGGTGATCGAACCGTCGGTGCAGGGAGCCGGCGGCATGATCGTACAGCCTCCGGGCTTCGTTAAGGGGGTGCGCGAACTCTGTGACCGCTACGACGTCCTCATGATCGCCGACGAGGTCGCGGTCGGTTTCGGTCGTACCGGTGCCATGTTTGCCTGCGGCAAGGAAGGGGTGACCCCGGACATCATGGCAATCTCCAAGGGGATCTCGGCCGGGTACCTGCCGCTCGCGGCGACCCTCACCACCCGCAAGGTCTACGACGCCTTCTGGGGCGCCTACAGTGAACTTAAGACCTTCTTCCACGGCCACACCTTCACCGGCAACCCGATCGCCTGCGCCGCCGCGCTGGCCAGCCTCGACCTTTTCGAGCAGGACCGCCTGCTGGAACAACTCCCCGATAAGATCGACTACCTCCAGGACCGCCTGCAGCGTCTCATGGAACTGCCCCACGTGGGCGACGTGCGCCAGGAAGGGATGATCGCCGGCATCGAGCTGGTGCGCGACCGCCACAGCCGTGAGCCGTACCACTGGGAAGAGCGCGTCGGGGTCAGGGTCTGCCTGGAAGCACGCAAGCACGGCCTCTTCATTCGCCCTCTAGGCAACGTGATCGTAGTGTTCCCTCCCCTTTCCATCTCGCTGGATGAGCTCGCCATCCTCATGGATGGCATAGAGACATCCATCCGCAGCGTCACCGAGTAA
- the epmA gene encoding EF-P lysine aminoacylase EpmA — translation MTGSWPLARRSQALAQRGAIFTRIRMFFQGKGYLEVETPFRIPAPAPEAQIDAIPSDGWFLQTSPELCMKRLLAAGYSRIFQICRCWRAGERGTRHLSEFTMLEWYRAQADYRVLMDETEELVRAAAGIDSITYRGAKIDLSLPWERITVRDAFLRYTGTSAETALAAGTFDELMVEQIEPRLGIGRPTFIYDYPASCSALARLNAKDPSVAERFELYLGGLEIANAFSELIDPVEQRARFETEAAERASNGKHGYPMPEKFLAALADMPEAAGIALGLDRLVMVLLDADSIDDVVAFTTEEL, via the coding sequence ATGACGGGAAGTTGGCCACTGGCCAGGCGCTCACAGGCCCTGGCCCAGCGTGGCGCGATCTTCACCAGGATCAGGATGTTTTTCCAGGGAAAGGGGTATCTCGAAGTCGAGACCCCTTTTCGTATACCTGCTCCCGCCCCGGAGGCGCAGATCGACGCCATTCCCAGTGACGGCTGGTTCCTGCAGACCTCCCCTGAGCTGTGCATGAAGCGACTGCTGGCCGCCGGCTATTCCCGTATCTTCCAGATATGCCGCTGCTGGCGCGCCGGCGAACGCGGCACCCGCCACCTGAGCGAGTTCACCATGCTCGAGTGGTACCGCGCCCAGGCCGACTACCGCGTATTGATGGACGAGACCGAGGAACTGGTCCGGGCGGCAGCCGGCATCGACAGCATCACCTATCGCGGCGCCAAGATCGACCTCTCCCTTCCCTGGGAGCGGATCACCGTGCGCGACGCGTTCCTGCGCTACACCGGCACGAGCGCTGAAACGGCGCTGGCCGCTGGAACCTTCGACGAGCTCATGGTCGAACAAATTGAACCGCGACTCGGCATCGGCCGCCCCACCTTCATCTACGATTACCCTGCCAGTTGTTCCGCCCTGGCCCGCCTGAACGCCAAGGATCCTTCCGTGGCCGAGCGTTTCGAGCTCTACCTCGGTGGGCTGGAAATCGCCAACGCTTTTTCGGAGCTGATCGACCCGGTGGAGCAGCGCGCGCGCTTCGAGACGGAAGCCGCTGAACGGGCCAGCAACGGCAAACACGGCTATCCCATGCCCGAGAAGTTTCTCGCCGCCCTCGCCGATATGCCGGAAGCTGCGGGGATTGCGCTGGGCTTGGATCGACTGGTGATGGTACTGCTCGATGCCGACAGCATCGACGACGTAGTCGCATTTACGACCGAGGAGCTTTAG
- a CDS encoding tetratricopeptide repeat protein: protein MFFGLFGKKDFRHYQNQGAKHLAAERYADARVDFQEALRLCPAEASHDAAAIRQGLDQAGNKLGELNLEEGEHALRAGEAQKAYDHFCLAADLATDPAIKTRAHTAAAKLEQPESQAAAAKLEQPESPAAAAKPAAAPAGAGNYKPHGGGSCTTCKGHGDHHHEEPAPMEMSMSEEDQFFLMIQPLPGDLPGRYAELGPNFAKAYLMIHDGNDRDAFPILQEMLLSCENDIVLYEVALIMFRAGQIHESETLLNRALALNPQNAAVYMALVQLFAGGGRYPQAIATVQKMLELDILPDQAQFMLGELHETIGDIDRAMELWTKSLESPSMAKAAAERLIPILNRQGRRDDVKYLSKKYLKGCC, encoded by the coding sequence ATGTTTTTCGGACTGTTCGGCAAGAAAGATTTTCGTCACTACCAAAACCAAGGGGCCAAGCACCTCGCCGCTGAGCGTTACGCCGACGCGCGCGTCGATTTCCAGGAAGCGCTCAGGCTGTGTCCCGCTGAAGCCTCCCACGACGCGGCTGCCATCCGGCAGGGCTTGGATCAGGCCGGCAACAAGCTGGGCGAGTTGAACCTGGAAGAAGGGGAACACGCCCTGCGCGCCGGTGAAGCTCAGAAGGCCTACGACCATTTCTGCCTTGCCGCCGACCTCGCAACCGATCCCGCCATCAAGACGCGCGCCCATACCGCTGCCGCCAAACTAGAACAGCCTGAAAGCCAGGCCGCTGCCGCCAAGCTGGAGCAGCCCGAAAGCCCTGCCGCTGCCGCCAAGCCGGCCGCAGCACCGGCAGGGGCTGGCAACTACAAGCCCCACGGCGGCGGGTCCTGCACCACCTGCAAGGGGCACGGCGATCACCATCACGAGGAACCCGCGCCCATGGAAATGAGCATGTCGGAGGAGGACCAGTTCTTCCTCATGATCCAGCCGCTCCCGGGCGACCTCCCCGGCCGCTACGCAGAACTCGGCCCCAACTTCGCCAAGGCGTACCTCATGATTCATGATGGCAACGACCGCGATGCCTTCCCCATTTTGCAAGAAATGTTGTTATCTTGTGAAAATGACATTGTATTATACGAAGTGGCACTTATAATGTTCCGTGCGGGGCAAATTCATGAGAGCGAAACGCTGCTAAATCGCGCACTGGCACTGAATCCGCAAAACGCAGCCGTCTACATGGCGCTGGTTCAATTGTTTGCCGGTGGCGGGCGCTACCCGCAGGCGATAGCCACGGTGCAGAAAATGCTGGAACTGGATATTCTCCCGGACCAGGCCCAGTTCATGCTGGGCGAGTTGCACGAGACCATAGGCGATATAGATCGCGCCATGGAATTGTGGACCAAGTCGCTGGAATCTCCCAGCATGGCCAAGGCTGCCGCCGAGCGGCTCATCCCGATCCTCAACCGCCAGGGCCGCAGAGACGACGTGAAGTACCTATCCAAAAAATATTTAAAGGGATGTTGTTAA
- a CDS encoding TatD family hydrolase, with amino-acid sequence MELIDSHSHIYGSEYVEDFEEMMDRAREAGVGTIMAVGADMESSREAVALAASRPNIYCSVGIHPHDAAGVTEADYQAVRELALNNPKVVAIGEVGLDFFRDRSPRADQEEVFRRFIRMARELSLPLIIHDRDAHDRIVAILKEEKAHEVGGVLHCFSGDLAMAQECIDMNFMISIPGTVTYPSNEALRDVVRGVKIEKLMVETDAPYLTPVPHRGKRNEPAFVRFAAERIAEVKGLTPEDVGRITSFNTRRLFGIDQPAQEDTIAYKIRNSLYLNITNRCSNRCTFCPKFEELSVKGHELKLSHEPNFVEVIAAVDAAADYDEVVFCGFGEPLIRLDLVKEVAAELKRRGLQVRINTDGQANMVHGRNILPELSGLVDALSVSLNAANAADYDRLCNTPFGAAGFQGICDFLREAPQYVPQVTASAVTVPGLNVDEVRALAESLGVAFREREYSEVG; translated from the coding sequence ATGGAACTGATCGACAGCCATTCGCACATATACGGTAGTGAGTACGTCGAGGATTTCGAGGAGATGATGGATCGGGCCAGGGAGGCGGGGGTCGGTACCATCATGGCCGTCGGCGCCGACATGGAGTCGAGCCGCGAGGCGGTGGCGCTTGCCGCCAGCCGACCCAACATCTACTGCTCAGTGGGGATCCACCCGCACGACGCGGCAGGCGTCACCGAGGCGGATTACCAGGCCGTGCGCGAACTGGCGCTCAACAACCCGAAGGTGGTTGCCATCGGCGAGGTTGGCCTCGACTTCTTCCGCGACCGCTCGCCCCGAGCCGACCAGGAGGAAGTGTTCCGGCGCTTCATCAGGATGGCGCGCGAGCTTTCTTTGCCGCTCATCATCCACGACCGCGACGCCCACGACCGCATCGTAGCCATCCTCAAGGAGGAAAAGGCGCACGAAGTAGGAGGCGTACTGCACTGCTTCTCGGGCGACCTCGCCATGGCGCAGGAGTGCATCGACATGAACTTCATGATTTCCATCCCCGGGACGGTCACCTATCCCTCCAACGAGGCATTGCGCGACGTGGTCCGCGGTGTGAAGATCGAGAAGCTCATGGTGGAAACCGACGCGCCCTACCTCACCCCGGTGCCGCACCGCGGCAAGAGGAACGAGCCGGCCTTCGTCAGGTTCGCCGCAGAACGGATTGCGGAAGTGAAGGGGCTCACCCCGGAAGACGTCGGGCGCATAACCTCGTTCAACACCCGCCGCCTGTTCGGTATTGACCAACCGGCCCAAGAGGACACCATCGCCTACAAGATCCGCAACTCGCTCTACCTCAACATCACCAACCGCTGCTCCAACCGGTGCACCTTCTGCCCGAAGTTCGAGGAATTGTCGGTCAAGGGTCACGAACTGAAGCTTTCGCACGAGCCCAATTTTGTCGAGGTGATCGCCGCTGTTGATGCGGCTGCGGATTACGACGAGGTGGTCTTCTGCGGGTTTGGTGAACCGTTGATCCGGCTGGATCTGGTCAAGGAAGTGGCCGCCGAGCTGAAGCGGCGCGGGTTGCAGGTGAGAATAAACACGGACGGCCAGGCGAACATGGTGCACGGTAGGAACATTCTTCCGGAGTTGAGCGGGCTGGTAGATGCCCTCTCGGTGAGCCTCAATGCGGCCAACGCCGCCGATTACGATCGGCTCTGCAATACCCCGTTCGGGGCGGCCGGCTTCCAGGGGATCTGCGATTTTCTCAGGGAAGCCCCCCAGTACGTACCGCAGGTGACGGCAAGCGCGGTGACGGTGCCCGGGCTGAACGTGGACGAGGTCAGGGCTCTGGCAGAGTCGCTCGGGGTGGCCTTCCGCGAGCGGGAATATTCGGAGGTCGGCTAG